Below is a window of Ahaetulla prasina isolate Xishuangbanna chromosome 1, ASM2864084v1, whole genome shotgun sequence DNA.
TGCCTTGACGTCGCCGGCTGGAATCTTCGGGACAGAGACGGAAGGAGGAGGGTGGGGCCGCTGCCCAAACCGAAAGGTGAGTGGACTTGGCTCCCGGGCGAATCGGCCTTGCCACGTCGCTTTCTTCTCGGCTCACTTTGTGAGCGCCGCGGAGAGACTCCCAGGGCCCGTTGCCCCTTTAAGCCCTTCCGCGGCCGAAGTGCTGCCGCCCGTAGCGGACTAGCCTCTTTGCTTTTCTCCCGCAGGATGGTGACGGACGTGCAACTGGCCATCTTTGCCAACATGCTTGGAGTCTCGCTGTTTCTCCTGGTCGTCCTTTATCACTACGTGGCCGTCAACAACCCGAAGAAGCAGGAGTGAGCGAATGACTGGAGCGCCTCTCcggacccccaccccaccccaccaggtAATTCGACTCCCCTTCTTTTCGggccccctcccccgcccatggATCCAGAGGCAGCGAGTATCTCACACccatccctccttttcttttgacAGAATGCAGAGCCATCAGCACATGAAGGCCCAGATGCTATAGCTGTACTTGGCTTTGTTGAAACCCTGAAGATAA
It encodes the following:
- the OST4 gene encoding dolichyl-diphosphooligosaccharide--protein glycosyltransferase subunit 4; amino-acid sequence: MVTDVQLAIFANMLGVSLFLLVVLYHYVAVNNPKKQE